From the Anopheles merus strain MAF chromosome 2L, AmerM5.1, whole genome shotgun sequence genome, the window CGATGGAAGAAGCCCGACACATTTGGATGGCAGCTGTGGAAGTTGTTGCTAGTTAGTTGTATATTGAGTAATCGTTTACTCGGTTGTTTTACTCACATTCGCGCACGTTGGTCGAACGAGTGTTTTGAGGTATAGAAGCAGGGAAGGTGAGCAcgggagagaagaaaaggtatctgctgctggtgttagACGGCGGCTGCCAAGTCATGCCAGAAATTGCCGCGGGAAGTGGTGTCCAAACTGAGCGAGATCGCACACGGCGGCAGGAAAAGCAGGCGTTTCTTGGAATGAAGCTGGTAGAAACCGTAAGCAATAGGCGGGCATCGTTGTTGCTGCCGTGTTCCATCAAATTGACTTGTCATGTTAAGAcaatttgttctttttctcggCTACGTGTGGTTCATTGCGCTGCTGGTGACGGTGTTCGATGTGGTGCGGTTGCTGTTGGACGTCGTGGTGCGAAGATTTGCTGCCTGATTTGCGCCGGGCTGCACATCCAGGGATTCCTGCACTATCCGGAACCTTTTCCCCACGAGATGTTGTTCTGCGGTCTGTACGCCAGCTACTTCCTGATCTCGTTCTACTCGTTCCTGTTTCTGTACAAGGGCTGCTGCGGGTTAAACTACACCGTCGAGGCGATAGTGTCGGGCGCTGCGTTCCTGCTGTTCGTGGTGTCTGCGTTTGTTTCGATGTACCACGCGGAAAAGGACATCCATCTTCAGTACCTGACGGATGAGGAGGAATGGTATCactcgttttttgtttattgccgATTACAAAGCTTGGGTGCAACAATTACGGCACAGATGTTTCTGGTGCACTGTTCGCTTGCGCTGGATTTGGCCGGGTTGCTTGACCGATGGTTTGGACGACTCGGTGGTCGTCGGTCGGATGCCGAGGGCGGTTTTTCGACGGAGGATGTGCAAGCGAGTGGAAGATTGAAAATCAACCCATTCTGGATGCCCGCATGGAAAGTTATTCTCAAACGACTCCCATGCGACTGTAAGACCGAATCTAGTGGTTGAATGATGGCTCTGCAAATTATATAGATTCAATCCGTAGTTGAATAACTGctattattaataataaagttTTCAAAAGAGAGTTCGAATCTATTTATTCTTGCTGTGTACAGGTAAGTGTAAATTGTGTGAAAGTTGcttttttaaaccaattttGTCAAAAGTTTGTGCAGCTTTcttgtataaaaaataaataaaattttatatattattttttgtgtaattaaatgtatgtttaactttatttattttactccaCGAATATATTGCTTTCaactgtatttttttgtgtttcaatgGGTAAAATAAAGTATTTGAAAGAAAATGGACACATTTTAGTAAGGCAATTTATCCACACTCCTTAATGAATCAATGTTGTCGTAAAATACTTACATTTTGCAAGTGTTTTGCCATgtaatctaaaaaaaaacacactcatacTGCTTGGTAGCCTGATACATGCATGTATTAGTAATGTGTTAAGTTTTGCATAATGCTTTCAACAGGTACAGACAGTTTGTCCTGGCACAGTACACTGCTAATCTTCCAGCACTCTGCTCGCTCAAACTAGTAAACGACGTAAACATGCTGATAACGTTACACGCTAATTTGAAAAGATTATTAACAGGTAGTTGTTGTACTTCCGTTGTGTGCTGCCGACCTGAAACGATGTGCTAAATATGGTCCGTCCTGCC encodes:
- the LOC121594077 gene encoding uncharacterized protein LOC121594077 — translated: MPEIAAGSGVQTERDRTRRQEKQAFLGMKLVETICCLICAGLHIQGFLHYPEPFPHEMLFCGLYASYFLISFYSFLFLYKGCCGLNYTVEAIVSGAAFLLFVVSAFVSMYHAEKDIHLQYLTDEEEWYHSFFVYCRLQSLGATITAQMFLVHCSLALDLAGLLDRWFGRLGGRRSDAEGGFSTEDVQASGRLKINPFWMPAWKVILKRLPCDCKTESSG